In Lutra lutra chromosome 6, mLutLut1.2, whole genome shotgun sequence, the following are encoded in one genomic region:
- the ZNF451 gene encoding E3 SUMO-protein ligase ZNF451 isoform X4: MGDPGSEMIESVPPAGPEASEATPDENEDDIQFVSEGPLRPVLEYIDLVSSDDEEPSTSHSDRMPESKVPSSENHRPEMCSSCSVPLPIGDSSSSSGSCTSSPQRIVSQPSSVENPLENQKNDQNNSDIKISETETFKPSQNFQTLPSSPVLVPQESLASSEVKEDLPIESSSASQHGQDAILYLQTQVAEMSRVIRDLQSRSCFRFHHSRPSENSSVPWDISTSKDENLSTVDEETDCKSPSADDKGQPTDPSQSSFTGLLKRMEQRGVIKRVTLQSEAESCEGKPDCVTSKKRLVPPLHPLLRIATTEVFKDPADCHPSSFMGHRVYPVAKDTSPFQPNPPAEGPIVEALEHSKRGSTTSPLDSTSKEMEVMGCRFYHAASIAARAASYMAYMTQYQRKLWEDMEDLVHDPEFDRGKARCIISDGMDAGLWQLCTTRDIMDSVVRVMAMAIDYRRQAWLRLTSLTKKTQEKISHLPFDGTSLFGQDVNAVVAEENSIKENDYRDHNKYYNQHRYFYSHDQKAHYHNRGYSKGDWYKPRNHPYRYRKKGESPERHGYKN, translated from the exons ATGGGAGACCCGGGGTCGGAG ATGATAGAGTCTGTCCCTCCAGCTGGGCCTGAGGCATCTGAGGCAACACCGgatgaaaatgaagatgacattCAGTTTGTCAGT GAAGGACCATTAAGACCTGTTCTTGAATACATTGATCTGGTCAGCAGTGATGATGAAGAGCCTAGCACCTCTCATAGTGAT AGAATGCCTGAGTCTAAGGTGCCATCCTCTGAGAATCATCGCCCAGAAATGTGCTCTAGCTGCAGTGTTCCTCTTCCCATTGGAGACAGCAGCTCCTCCTCTGGGAGTTGTACCAGCAGTCCACAAAGGATAGTTTCTCAACCTTCTTCTGTTGAGAACCCATTGGAGAAccagaaaaatgatcaaaataattCAGATATTAAGATCTCTGAGACAGAGACATTTAAACCATCACAAAATTTTCAGACTCTGCCTTCATCTCCAGTTCTGGTCCCCCAAGAATCTTTGGCCTCTTCAGAGGTCAAGGAGGATTTACCTATAGAGTCTTCTTCAGCTTCACAGCATGGACAGGATGCCATCCTTTATCTTCAGACACAAGTGGCTGAGATGTCCCGAGTGATACGTGATTTGCAGTCTAGGAGCTGTTTTAGATTTCATCATTCTAGGCCAAGTGAGAACTCCTCAGTGCCATGGGACATCTCCACCTCTAAGGATGAAAATTTATCCACAGTTGATGAAGAAACTGACTGCAAATCCCCCTCAGCTGATGACAAAGGGCAGCCAACTGACCCCAGTCAGTCTAGTTTCACAGGTCTTTTGAAAAGAATGGAACAGAGAGGTGTTATAAAGAGAGTAACATTACAATCTGAAGCAGAATCATGTGAAGGGAAACCTGATTGTGTGACCTCTAAGAAACGTTTGGTTCCTCCATTACATCCTCTTCTGAGAATTGCCACCACTGAGGTTTTTAAAGACCCTGCTGATTGCCATCCTTCTTCCTTCATGGGGCACAGGGTATATCCTGTGGCCAAGGATACCTCTCCTTTCCAACCAAATCCACCAGCTGAGGGCCCTATTGTAGAAGCATTAGAGCACAGCAAAAGAGGAAGCACAACATCTCCTCTAGATTCTACCTCAAAAGAAATGGAGGTCATGGGTTGTAGATTCTACCATGCTGCTTCCATTGCAGCCCGAGCTGCTAGCTACATGGCCTATATGACTCAATATCAGCGTAAACTCTGGGAAGATATGGAGGATCTGGTTCATGACCCAGAGTTTGATCGTGGAAAAGCAAGATGTATAATATCTGATGGTATGGATGCCGGACTTTGGCAGCTTTGTACTACTAGAGACATAATGGATTCCGTAGTCAGAGTTATGGCAATGGCAATAGACTACAGAAGACAAGCCTGGCTCCGACTTACATCTCTCACTAAGAAAACCCAGGAGAAGATCTCACACTTGCCCTTTGATGGTACTTCCCTCTTTGGACAAGATGTGAATGCTGTTGTTGCAGAAGAAAACAGTATTAAAGAAAATGACTATAGAGACCACAACAAATACTATAACCAACATCGATACTTTTACAGTCATGATCAGAAAGCACATTATCACAATAGAGGATATTCCAAAGGAGATTGGTACAAACCTCGCAACCATCcttatagatacagaaaaaagggAGAATCTCCAGAACGCCACGGGTACAAGAATTAA